A single window of Aquarana catesbeiana isolate 2022-GZ linkage group LG10, ASM4218655v1, whole genome shotgun sequence DNA harbors:
- the RNF186 gene encoding E3 ubiquitin-protein ligase RNF186 — protein sequence MGEEMGPPEATKEILGCDHLTVTEINLEAGETTEEPQEVPPSAQASSPPESSEVQQMVNQGSDDSKPSSAEVEITNSCLTDMDCPVCFSRYDIHRLPKELSCKHSFCAICLKLLVCNEAGTWMIACPICRAPTTVFGGLVCTLKNQELLMSRLPTPEASRSTETAIRLDRIGMTWISDEERNRRQWTAAKRLVVLLLMLLIILIVILQFIYTGIMKWMLGFALGVVVIITVLLSFNPYWKLRLPGATSQRKDDTATAKV from the coding sequence ATGGGGGAAGAAATGGGCCCTCCTGAGGCCACCAAAGAAATTTTGGGATGTGACCATCTCACAGTCACGGAAATCAATTTGGAAGCTGGTGAAACCACAGAAGAACCACAAGAAGTCCCCCCATCTGCACAGGCTTCTTCTCCCCCAGAATCCTCAGAGGTACAGCAGATGGTCAACCAGGGTTCAGATGATTCAAAACCTTCCTCAGCCGAAGTGGAGATCACAAACTCTTGCCTTACAGATATGGACTGTCCTGTTTGTTTCAGCAGATATGATATCCATCGGCTCCCCAAAGAACTGTCCTGCAAACACAGCTTTTGTGCTATATGCCTCAAACTCCTAGTTTGTAATGAAGCGGGCACCTGGATGATAGCGTGCCCCATATGTAGGGCGCCCACCACAGTCTTTGGAGGACTTGTATGTACTTTGAAAAACCAGGAGCTACTAATGAGCCGGTTGCCGACTCCTGAAGCCTCCAGATCGACAGAGACAGCCATAAGGCTGGACCGCATTGGCATGACCTGGATCTCAGATGAGGAAAGGAACAGGAGGCAGTGGACCGCCGCGAAGAGATTGGTGGTCCTGCTTTTGATGCTGCTGATCATACTGATCGTCATTCTGCAGTTTATCTACACTGGGATTATGAAGTGGATGCTGGGATTTGCTCTGGGGGTGGTCGTTATAATAACTGTTCTGCTGAGCTTCAACCCTTACTGGAAATTGAGATTGCCAGGAGCAACAAGTCAACGGAAAGACGACACGGCCACCGCAAAGGTGTAA